The following are encoded in a window of Fusarium oxysporum f. sp. lycopersici 4287 chromosome 5, whole genome shotgun sequence genomic DNA:
- a CDS encoding pyrroline-5-carboxylate reductase: protein MSPNTMALTPYGSNGSTDLTMAVLGCGTMGVAILSGILNSLAEMQGPKPLQSLPRSGTSTPGDEVPERLPSRFVASVATAAGAKRVKGALWEHSSILKVVHNDNIGAVQQAEVVLLTCKPWMVKEILSEPGISKALHGKLLVSVCAGITVEDIEIALHGAVPSKDPEEDGRCRIVRAMCNTAAVIRESMTVIASPSSPLDHATESLVTWIFRRIGDVVYLPTRHMDASTALCASGPAFFALVLEAAIDGAVAMGIPRADAQRMATQSMRGTAGLVQNGEHPALLREKVCTSGGCTIGGVLVLEEGRVRGSVSRAVREAAVVAGQIGKGADGVNGTRFPGARYE from the exons ATGTCTCCCAACACAATGGCTCTCACGCCTTATGGTTCAAACGGCAGTACAGACCTCACAATGGCTGTTCTTGGTTGTG GAACCATGGGAGTTGCTATCCTCAGTGGTATCTTAAACTCACTCGCTGAGATGCAAGGACCTAAGCCCCTCCAGTCCCTCCCCAGATCAGGAACCTCAACTCCTGGCGACGAGGTGCCTGAACGACTACCTTCACGCTTCGTTGCCAGCGTTGCTACTGCTGCGGGCGCTAAGCGTGTCAAGGGCGCTCTCTGGGAGCATTCCTCCATTCTCAAGGTTGTCCACAACGACAACATTGGTGCCGTTCAGCAGGCTGAGGTTGTTCTGCTAACTTGCAAGCCATGGATGGTTAAAGAGATCCTTAGCGAGCCTGGTATTTCAAAAGCTCTGCACGGCAAGCTTCTTGTCAGCGTTTGTGCTGGTATCACAGTAGAGGACATCGAAATCGCTCTCCACGGCGCTGTACCCTCCAAGGACCCAGAGGAGGATGGTCGATGCCGCATTGTCCGGGCCATGTGCAACACAGCTGCCGTGATCCGTGAATCGATGACTGTTATCGCTTCTCCTAGTTCTCCCCTCGACCATGCCACCGAGAGCCTTGTTACCTGGATCTTCAGGCGCATTGGTGACGTTGTCTACCTTCCCACGCGACATATGGATGCCTCGACAGCTCTGTGTGCTTCAGGTCCCGCTTTCTTTGCCCTGGTGCTAGAAGCTGCCATTGATGGCGCTGTTGCTATGGGCATTCCCCGTGCCGATGCTCAGCGCATGGCTACTCAGTCTATGAGAGGTACTGCTGGTCTTGTCCAAAATGGCGAGCACCCTGCTCTTCTCCGGGAGAAGGTTTGTACATCCGGTGGCTGCACTATTGGTGGTGTCTTGGTTCTTGAAGAGGGCAGAGTCCGTGGCTCCGTCTCAAGAGCTGTACGTGAGGCCGCTGTTGTGGCCGGTCAGATTGGAAAGGGGGCTGACGGTGTAAATGGCACCAGGTTTCCCGGTGCACGTTATGAATGA
- a CDS encoding histone acetyltransferase type B catalytic subunit, with protein MANVEEWLANANEAIHISLVSPSESGLQHLATFNPRHTYSIFGEEEQIFGYKDLKVSLRFRANDMRPHLKTSYSKKFKVVGGPEPTDVAAILKEGNHLPKIAFATASDFEESSKLMGDNWVPSGTLHATFDSPDGEYEIWRGNLADPAIKQLNSRLQIFVPLFIEGGTYIGQDPEMDSTELDLSDADRWTFFALYQKRKVADKTSYVFVGYSTIYRFYYFQPPTPPASPRSDEWELPNGEVDLAELPSRTRLSQFVILPPFQGKGNGARLYKTIFEHYHKIPQTYEFTVEDPNEAFDDLRDICDLQFLRTMPDFNDLRLDTEVAIPRKGTLPKLIVGSDKLETIRLQAKIAPRQFGRVLEMHLMSQLPKSVRPTMDIDGDMPEATQADKHQGKVWSLIVKQRLYRHNKDVLSQIEPHERVDKLDDTLQGVGLEYARILSALERSAKHSQSQSIANGKRKLDTEETEQDTGSKKARVQNS; from the exons ATGGCAAACGTCGAAGAGT GGCTTGCCAACGCCAACGAGGCGATTCATATCAGCCTGGTGTCTCCCTCCGAATCTGGCCTTCAACATCTTGCTACATTTAACCCTCGACACACATACTCGATTTTCGGCGAGGAAGAACAGATCTTTGGCTACAAAGATCTCAAGGTCAGCCTGCGGTTTCGCGCTAACGATATGCGACCGCACTTGAAGACATCCTACagcaagaagttcaaggttGTTGGAGGACCTGAGCCTACAGATGTGGCAGCTATTCTCAAGGAAGGCAATCATTTGCCTAAGA TCGCCTTTGCCACAGCAAGCGATTTCGAAGAGAGCTCCAAGCTAATGGGCGATAACTGGGTACCGTCCGGAACCCTTCATGCGACCTTCGATAGTCCTGATGGCGAGTACGAAATCTGGCGCGGAAATCTCGCCGACCCAGCTATCAAGCAACTCAACAGCCGCCTGCAGATATTTGTTCCTCTTTTCATCGAAGGAGGCACTTATATCGGCCAAGATCCCGAGATGGACTCAACAGAGCTTGATCTCTCTGATGCCGATCGATGGACATTCTTTGCCCTTTATCAGAAGCGAAAGGTGGCGGACAAGACCTCGTATGTGTTTGTAGGCTACTCAACCATCTACCGATTTTACTATTTCCAGCCGCCCACGCCCCCAGCATCGCCTCGAAGCGATGAGTGGGAGCTGCCAAATGGTGAGGTGGACCTCGCCGAGTTACCCTCCCGAACAAGACTATCTCAATTCGTTATTTTACCCCCTTTCCAGGGCAAAGGCAACGGAGCACGACTCTACAAGACCATCTTCGAGCACTACCATAAGATTCCCCAGACGTATGAGTTCACCGTGGAGGACCCAAACGAAGCCTTCGATGACTTGCGAGACATCTGCGATTTGCAATTCCTCCGCACGATGCCCGACTTCAACGACCTGCGACTTGATACAGAAGTTGCCATTCCTAGGAAGGGAACTCTGCCAAAACTGATTGTTGGCAGTGACAAGCTTGAGACTATTCGACTTCAGGCTAAGATTGCACCTCGCCAGTTTGGTCGGGTCCTCGAAATGCACCTCATGTCTCAACTTCCCAAATCAGTACGACCAACAATGGACATTGATGGAGACATGCCAGAAGCTACACAAGCCGACAAGCACCAGGGCAAGGTCTGGAGTCTGATTGTTAAACAGCGACTGTACCGTCACAACAAAGATGTCCTATCTCAAATCGAACCTCATGAGCGCGTTGACAAGCTTGATGACACTCTGCAGGGTGTTGGACTAGAGTATGCGCGTATCCTGTCTGCCTTGGAACGCTCAGCGAAGCACTCTCAAAGCCAATCAATAGCGAATGGCAAGCGAAAGCTGGACACAGAGGAAACTGAGCAGGATACCGGTAGCAAGAAAGCTCGCGTTCAGAATTCTTAG
- a CDS encoding hypothetical protein (At least one base has a quality score < 10) translates to MPSLGFLKKKRTREGTSDPSASSPTSPVTPTTSRSKSISKAFHLPRTSRQSTSAPSAQPTNGQNQQQQQQPDRIQEGAVSQSNQSSAPNEQTTGATDGQQQEDMSAINLHQPSYGAGSPMNHDHQNLPSINNLINPPQQQQQHNAQGNSYNNGQTNPQYLAATIDSHRPQTVSPGTDPAALQQQQQQALPQPSMPPQQQQSQAQQQHQQPSQQFQQQQNQSQNQAQQHQQYQHQPHHQQNASTGSVMRVTKGKYSLGDFDILRTLGTGSFGRVHLVQSKHNQRFYAVKVLKKAQVVKMKQVEHTNDERRMLADVKHPFLITLWGTFQDPKNLYMVMDFVEGGELFSLLRKSGVSFL, encoded by the coding sequence ATGCCTTCACTGGGGTTTCTCAAGAAAAAGCGGACCAGAGAGGGCACCTCTGACCCTTCTGCCTCAAGTCCAACTAGTCCAGTTACTCCTACCACTTCCAGGTCCAAGTCCATCTCTAAAGCTTTTCACCTGCCTCGAACAAGCAGGCAATCCACCTCAGCCCCAAGTGCTCAACCAACCAACGGCCAAaaccagcaacaacagcagcagcccgACCGGATTCAGGAAGGTGCCGTGTCTCAATCGAATCAATCCTCTGCGCCGAATGAGCAGACGACAGGAGCTACCGACGgacagcaacaagaagatATGAGCGCAATTAACCTCCATCAACCCTCATACGGTGCGGGCAGTCCTATGAATCACGATCATCAGAACCTACCTagcatcaacaacctcatcaacccgccccagcaacagcagcagcacaaTGCCCAGGGCAATTCCTACAACAACGGCCAGACCAACCCGCAGTACCTAGCCGCCACGATAGATAGCCATCGACCGCAGACCGTCAGTCCCGGAACCGATCCCGCAGCcctccaacagcagcagcaacaggctCTGCCACAGCCGAGTATGCCTCCGCAACAGCAACAGTCGCAGGcgcagcaacaacaccagcagccatctcagcagttccaacaacagcagaaccagagccagaatCAAGCGCAACAGCACCAGCAGTACCAACACCAGCCGCACCACCAACAGAACGCTAGCACTGGTTCAGTCATGCGCGTAACAAAGGGAAAATACTCGTTGGGTGACTTCGATATCTTGAGGACGCTTGGAACTGGTAGCTTCGGCCGAGTACATTTAGTCCAATCGAAGCACAATCAGCGTTTCTATGCGGTCAAGGTGCTCAAGAAGGCCCAGGTGGTCAAAATGAAGCAAGTCGAACATACCAATGACGAACGTCGCATGCTAGCTGACGTCAAGCACCCTTTCCTCATTACCCTCTGGGGCACGTTCCAGGACCCGAAGAACCTCTACATGGTGATGGATTTCGTTGAAGGTGGAGAGCTGTTTTCACTTCTGAGGAAGTCGGGAGTAAGTTTTTTATGA
- a CDS encoding lectin, mannose-binding 2, whose product MRLPSLSAALLGALAWTARADDLDDNIRSISLRTHSLTQPYLDSDMQSRWYDFGGDTIIRTDSYIRLTSDRPSQSGWMYSRVPLTATNWQVEVEFKISGKNQLYGDGFAMWITRQRAQQGTVFGGPDNFEGLGVFIDTYKNNRPGVVFPYVMAMYGDGKTSYDKSNDGKHTELAGCSARGIRHASVPTKMRLTYFQDKQLKLELQYKVEDEWQTCFDLEEPPAIPNIAYVGFTAETGELSDNHDIISVAAKNLYTQPGTSNTGKSSGTKNKGRKGTGKTTNGNKQGGSWTWFFTKIILFIIVAGGAYVGYTAYRAKAKSHRF is encoded by the exons ATGCGGTTGCCCTCACTATCAGCGGCGCTCCTTGGTGCGCTCGCATGGACTGCCCGCGCTGATGACCTTGATGATAACATCAGGAGTATTTCG CTCAGGACACATTCCTTGACCCAG CCCTACCTTGACTCGGACATGCAAAGCCGCTGGTACGACTTTGGCGGAGATACCATTATTCGAACCGATTC GTACATCCGACTTACTTCGGATCGTCCATCGCAGTCAGGGTGGATGTACTCACGAGTTCCCCTCACTGCGACAAACTGGCAGGTCGAGGTTGAATTCAAGATCTCGGGCAAGAACCAGCTCTATGGAGACGGTTTTGCTATGTGGATTACCCGCCAGCGTGCGCAACAGGGTACTGTCTTTGGAGGGCCTGATAACTTCGAAGGCCTCGGAGTCTTCATCGATACTTACAAGAACAACCGTCCCGGCGTTGTCTTCCCCTATGTCATGGCCATGTATGGCGATGGCAAGACCTCTTACGACAAATCCAACGATGGAAAACACACCGAGCTCGCTGGCTGCTCTGCGCGTGGTATTCGACATGCGAGTGTCCCTACCAAGATGCGCCTCACCTACTTCCAGGACAAACAACTCAAGCTGGAGCTCCAGTacaaggttgaggatgagtgGCAGACATGCTTCGACCTCGAGGAGCCCCCGGCCATTCCTAACATTGCCTATGTTGGTTTCACTGCTGAGACTGGTGAGCTCAGCGACAACCACGATATCATCTCCGTGGCGGCCAAGAACCTTTATACTCAGCCTGGCACCAGCAACACTGGCAAGTCATCTGGCACTAAGAACAAGGGACGCAAGGGCACCGGTAAGACCACCAACGGAAACAAGCAGGGCGGTAGCTGGACATGGTTCTTTACCAAAATCATCCTGTTCATTATTGTTGCTGGCGGTGCTTATGTTGGCTACACTGCCTACCGAGCCAAGGCCAAATCGCACAGGTTCTAG
- a CDS encoding pre-mRNA-splicing factor RSE1 (At least one base has a quality score < 10), whose translation MVALDVGYSNPVFAALEIDYSEIDQDSTGQAMEELDTQLVYYELDLGLNHVVRKWSDPVDPTASILFQVPGGNDGPSGVLVCGEENITYRHSNQEAFRVAIPRRRGATEDPNRKRTIVSGIMHKLKGSAGAFFFLLQTDDGDLFKLSIDMIEDEEGNPTGEVKRLKIKYFDTVPVASSLCILKSGFLYVASQFGNYSFYQFEKLGDDDEELEFYSDDFPADPRASYEPVYFHPRPTENLALVESIPAMNPLLDCKVANLTGEDAPQIYTICGNGPRSSFRMLKHGLEVNEIVASELPGIPSAVWTLKLNRSEQYDAYIVLSFTNGTLVLSIGETVEEVSDSGFLTSVPTLAAQLLGDDGLIQVHPKGIRHVRNGHVNEWAAPQHRSIVAATANAHQVAVALSSGEIVYFEMDADGSLAEYDEKKEMFGTVTCLSLGDVPEGRLRSSFLAVGCDDCTVRILSLDPESTLENKSVQALTAAPTSLAIIAMDDSSSGGSTLYLHIGLHSGVYLRTVLDEVTGELTDTRQKFLGPKEVRLFQVTVQGKTCVLGLSSRPWLGYADPITKGFVVTPLNYVDLEWGWNFSSEQCEEGIVGIQGQSLRIFNIDRLGDTLIQKSIPLTYTPKKLVKHPDQPLFYTIEADNNTLPPELRAQLLADPKIVNGDSRVLPPEDFGYPKGTRRWASCINVIDPLSEEGQVVQTIDLENNEAAVSAAIVSFSSQDNESFLVVGTGKDMVVNPRSYSEGYLHIYRFQDGGRELEFIHKTKIEEPPLALLAFQGRVAVAVGTQLRIYDLGMRQMLRKSQAEVAAQQIVSLNTQGSRIIVGDVQQGVTYVVYKPASNKLIPFVDDTIARWTTCTTMVDYESVAGGDKFGNMFIVRCPEKASEEADEEQTGLHLINAREYLHGTPHRVSLMCHFYTQDIPTSITKTSLVVGGQEILLWSGIMGTIGVFIPFISREDADFFQNLEQHLRTEDPPLAGRDHLMYRGYYAPVKGVIDGDLCERYNLLPNDKKLMIAGELDRSVREIERKISDIRTRSAF comes from the exons ATGGTTGCGCTTGATGTCGGCTACTCGAATCCAGTGTTTGCCGCTCTCGAGATTGACTACTCCGAGATTGACCAAGACTCGACCGGCCAAGCAATGGAAGAGTTGGACACTCAATTGGTTTATTACGAGCTTGATTTGGGACTCAATCACGTTGTGCGCAAGTGGTCAGACCCTGTTGACCCAACAGCCTCAATTCTGTTCCAGGTCCCTGGTGGAAATGATGGGCCTAGTGGTGTGCTCGTGTGCGGTGAGGAAAATATCACATATCGACACTCAAATCAGGAAGCGTTCCGTGTTGCCATCCCTCGTCGACGCGGCGCCACTGAAGATCCAAACCGCAAGCGCACGATCGTGTCTGGTATCATGCACAAGCTGAAAGGCAGTGCAGGCGCgtttttcttcctcctgcaAACAGACGACGGTGATCTCTTCAAACTCTCGATCGATatgattgaggatgaggaaggCAACCCCACTGGAGAAGTCAAAAGACTCAAGATCAAGTATTTTGACACCGTTCCGGTCGCCTCAAGTCTCTGCATTTTGAAGAGCGGTTTCCTCTACGTTGCTTCTCAGTTTGGTAACTACTCATTCTACCAATTTGAAAAGCtcggtgatgacgatgaggaacTAGAGTTCTACAGTGATGACTTCCCCGCGGATCCCAGGGCTTCTTACGAACCGGTTTACTTCCACCCTCGGCCAACTGAAAACTTGGCCCTGGTCGAGAGCATCCCTGCCATGAATCCCCTCCTAGATTGCAAGGTCGCAAACCTCACTGGAGAAGATGCACCTCAAATCTATACCATTTGTGGTAACGGCCCCCGAAGTAGCTTCAGGATGCTCAAGCATGGTTTGGAAGTCAACGAGATTGTTGCCTCTGAACTGCCTGGAATTCCTTCTGCTGTTTGGACGCTGAAGCTGAATCGCTCAGAACAGTATGATGCTTACATTGTACTATCATTTACCAACGGTACGCTAGTCCTCAGTATTGGCGAGACTGTTGAGGAAGTCAGTGACTCCGGTTTTCTCACAAGTGTTCCAACGCTGGCGGCCCagctccttggtgatgatggactGATCCAGGTTCATCCCAAGGGCATTCGACATGTGCGTAATGGTCATGTCAATGAATGGGCCGCCCCGCAACATCGCTCCATTGTTGCTGCTACAGCCAATGCTCATCAGGTCGCTGTCGCTCTCAGCTCTGGTGAGATTGTCTACTTCGAGATGGATGCGGACGGCTCACTGGCTGAGTATGatgaaaagaaggagatgttTGGTACCGTTACTTGCCTAAGCCTGGGTGACGTCCCCGAGGGACGATTAAGAAGTTCATTCTTGGCCGTCGGTTGTGACGATTGCACTGTCCGCATTCTAAGCCTGGATCCAGAGTCGACTTTGGAAAACAAGTCAGTTCAGGCTCTTACGGCTGCTCCAACATCGCTGGCAATCATCGCAATGGATGACTCCTCGTCGGGCGGTTCTACCCTCTATCTCCACATCGGTTTACACTCCGGTGTCTATCTCAGGACAGTTCTTGACGAAGTCACTGGTGAGTTGACAGACACGCGCCAAAAGTTCCTCGGTCCCAAGGAAGTCCGACTTTTCCAGGTCACAGTTCAAGGCAAGACATGCGTGCTTGGTCTAAGCTCCAGGCCTTGGCTTGGTTACGCAGACCCGATCACAAAAGGTTTTGTAGTGACGCCCCTAAACTACGTCGACCTTGAGTGGGGTTGGAACTTCAGTAGTGAGCAGTGCGAAGAAGGCATTGTTGGTATCCAGGGTCAATCATTACG AATTTTTAATATCGATCGGCTTGGCGATACACTCATCCAGAAATCAATTCCTTTGACTTATACCCCGAAGAAACTTGTAAAGCACCCTGATCAGCCTCTCTTCTACACTATCGAGGCAGACAACAACACTTTACCACCTGAGTTACGTGCACAACTTTTGGCAGACCCCAAAATCGTCAACGGTGATTCTAGAGTGCTCCCACCTGAAGATTTTGGCTATCCCAAAGGTACACGTCGATGGGCATCTTGCATTAATGTGATAGATCCACTGTCCGAGGAAGGACAAGTTGTGCAAACGATTGATCTGGAGAACAATGAAGCGGCCGTCAGTGCAGCCATCGTGTCTTTTTCAAGCCAAGATAACGAGAGCTTTTTGGTAGTTGGTACCGGCAAGGACATGGTGGTCAATCCTCGCAGCTACAGCGAAGGATATCTACACATTTACCGATTTCAAGATGGGGGGCGAGAACTTGAGTTCATTCACAAAACCAAGATTGAAGAACCACCTCTAGCTCTTTTGGCTTTTCAAGGAAGAGTAGCTGTTGCAGTTGGAACACAGTTGCGTATATATGATCTTGGCATGAGACAGATGCTCCGCAAATCTCAGGCTGAAGTAGCAGCGCAGCAGATCGTGTCCCTGAACACCCAGGGCAGTCGAAttattgttggtgatgttcaACAGGGCGTAACCTACGTGGTATACAAGCCTGCGTCGAACAAACTCATTCCCTTCGTCGATGATACCATCGCAAGGTGGACCACATGCACAACCATGGTAGATTACGAGTCGGTGGCCGGCGGTGACAAGTTCGGAAATATGTTCATTGTCCGCTGCCCTGAAAAGGCCAGTGAAGAGGCTGACGAGGAGCAAACGGGCTTGCATCTTATTAATGCGCGAGAATATCTTCACGGTACACCTCACAGAGTAAGTCTGATGTGCCATTTCTACACACAGGACATACCAACCAGTATCACCAAAACGAGTCTGGTAGTTGGTGGACAGGAAATTTTGCTATGGAGTGGTATCATGGGCACTATCGGAGTTTTCATACCATTTATCAGTCGTGAAGATGCGGACTTCTTCCAGAATCTCGAACAACACCTAAGGACCGAGGACCCCCCGCTCGCCGGACGAGATCATCTCATGTATCGCGGTTATTATGCTCCTGTCAAGGGAGTCATTGATGGCGATCTATGCGAGCGATACAACCTCTTGCCCAACGACAAGAAGCTTATGATTGCCGGCGAATTGGACCGATCGGTCCGAGAGATCGAGCGGAAGATTTCT GATATTCGTACACGGTCTGCATTCTGA